Genomic window (Streptococcus porcinus):
TATGCTGAAAAAGAATACGCGGATTACCTTCATGAAGATCTTTCAATCCGTAAATTCATTCAAAAAGAATTAGCAGAAGCATCAGTTTCTACAATTGAAATTGAACGTGCTATCAATAAAGTTATCGTTTCATTACATACTGCAAAACCAGGTATGGTTATCGGTAAAGGTGGAGCAAATGTTGATACGCTTCGTGCTCAACTTAACAAATTAACTGGAAAACAAGTTCATATCAACATTATTGAAATCAAATCACCAGACCTTGATGCTCATCTTGTTGGTGAAAATATTGCTCGTCAACTTGAGCAACGTGTTGCTTTCCGTCGTGCTCAAAAACAAGCGATCCAACGTACAATGCGCGCTGGAGCTAAAGGGATTAAAACTCAGGTTTCAGGTCGTTTGAACGGTGCAGATATCGCCCGTGCTGAAGGATATTCAGAAGGAA
Coding sequences:
- the rpsC gene encoding 30S ribosomal protein S3, producing the protein MGQKVHPIGMRVGIIRDWDAKWYAEKEYADYLHEDLSIRKFIQKELAEASVSTIEIERAINKVIVSLHTAKPGMVIGKGGANVDTLRAQLNKLTGKQVHINIIEIKSPDLDAHLVGENIARQLEQRVAFRRAQKQAIQRTMRAGAKGIKTQVSGRLNGADIARAEGYSEGTVPLHTLRADIDYAWEEADTTYGKLGVKVWIYRGEVLPARKNTKGGK